Below is a genomic region from Cloeon dipterum chromosome 2, ieCloDipt1.1, whole genome shotgun sequence.
aaaaaatcacgcaTCCTTGTATTTTGATACACCAAGAGTGTCCTCCCCCTTCCTCTGGGTTTTCTCTTcgataagaaaatattttattcatctagggaaaatccaatttttaagtcaaacTTTCCATCGACGCAGTAAAATGCGGAtctgttttgtttgaaatgaaaagcatAGAGAACAGTGTTTCATACTCTTTTTTAATACCTCCTCCGGCACACAAATAAAACAGAAACCACAAAAACATGCATCTTGGCTTTAAAACACACAACAAATTACAAACACTTTTGCTTAATCCATGAAGTTGACACGTTAATCTGAGTATATATTCTCTTGTGTATAGCGGCTTTGAACATGCATATAAATCCAGTGAAGCGAAATTCGTCCTGAAGTAGCAGGAGCGCCACTTTGTGgctataaattttgctgccaaaaaaaagcttttgaattttcaatcacGTAGCCTGCAGAAGCGCTTTTATCTCGCCGTTAATTATCAATAATCAGGCTAGACTCAGGGTCGGAAAGCGGCGATTTGCCATGCGGATGGGACCTCTGCCAAAACTTTTGCATGGTCGAGGGCGAGAAGCGGTAAACGAGTTTGCGTGGCAGGTTCCGACACCTTGGCACCATCAGGAATGTGCCCGACCTGTAGTAAGTCCTGCCATggcaaataattgaaaaattaaaattcgctaaatcataattatttcttcttgTATTTTGCAGCTGTGGTTCTGATAAGTGCAGAGAAATGCGAAATCCAAGAAATTTGTTCATTTACTGTCGATCGGCATAGTTTGCAAGTTCAAAGAGTACAAAATAATGATTGTATCACTGTGTCAAGTCAGATCGAGGTcaaatatgattatttttaagttttgggTAGTGAATTCaacgaaagtaaaaataaatcttccaTGCCTGAAAATCGTCAATTCAGAgaaactctttaaaaatcctttgagATCGATTTTGCGctcgaagaaaaaaattaagacgtCATCTCCTAACTGTATGAGAcaataaggaaaatttaacttgcCTCATTGCTCTGGCGAGTTTCTCGTATGTCATGCCGGGATTTCCGTGCCTTCTGCCCCACAACCGGGCGAGCAGGTCGGTGTTCAAAATACGGAAAATGCCCTCCTCTCTTGATAGCCAACGCAAACAGTTCCTCATTGTCGGGTCTTCAAGTAGCTCTAGCAGgaatttccacaaaaaaacTCTTTCGATGCGACCTGACcgaatcattttattattataatttgcttATAGCGatgacattttcattttgttgttgagattcatttttgattgaattttgaggCTTTTGTGAAACACTCGCCTGGTTCTTTGCCTTTCAAAGTCGCCGCTTTCGCTGGTCTTCCCCGTTTTCTCGGCATCGTTGGTACAGCTGTTGCGCTTTTGACATTTTGGTCTCTTTCCTTCTTCGTCGAAAGAAAGagtgttaaataatttcatcatttgTATAATGCGACTCACCGAAAAGTACGTTTTGGTTTCCTTCTCCTTCTCAAGCGCTCTACGATAATCTGCTAGCCGGGTCAATGACGCCTGAAGTTCAGGAGGCACTACTTGCAGCGAATGAACCATCGGCATGATGTCTGCAaggttaaatatttacataacGATATTTAATGTTGTGCGTTATATAAGATAAAGTTTAAGATATTCACTTGACGATagcaaaaagtaattttaatatgtttaattttaataaaatggttTAGACTgttatttgagaaataaaataagaattttgaagtgtttaaattgaaaaaaactaacatgtttttagtaaaatagAGACATgcataatgaaaaaatggttcactgcaaatcaggggtgagaaaatgtcactgcgctgcagtgagaaaatctcaacccgccgcatgtcactgctgcgcggtgcgaaaaactcacctttgacACCCCCACATAcggcggggtgagattttctcaatgCAGCGCAGgaacattttctcacccctgacttgcagtgtttTATTCGAATTTGGGCCATACCTTCGGTGATGATTTTCTGGAGGATGGCGTCAACCGAGAGGCCAGTCCAGCCGAACATGCGCCAGTAGTCCCTGGTGGGCGCACAGATTTCGAGGAGTCGGCTCACGTGGTCCCTGAGGCAGGGCATGTCACACACGTGGTTTTCGTCGAGGCGCACCGGGCTTGCACTCTTGGTGCCGTCGGCCGAGCAGCTCACGAGGAGGGCCCGCCACACCAGCCACGAACCCCATCGGCCCTCGGCCCACCGCCGGCTCATTCGCTCGTTTCCATATTTCTGTGGAGCAGGAATGATAGATCTTTTTTAACATCTCCTTTGCAAAataaaggtttttaatttggctgatCGTGTGGGAATATAAGACTTTTGTATTCATCATATTGGAACTTAAagacgatttaaaattaaaaagtctgtttaaataaattacctcatcattttttgcttctcaCCTGAACTAGATATTGCAGTCTCTTGGGTTCTAGGACAAGCCACATAAGGAGCCAAACTTGCTCCTCAAGTTCGCGGAACTGCAGTTCTTCAATCGTGCAACTCCTCTCCATTAGCAACGAACCACCGCTCATCAGCAAATTTTGCCGACTGCACGGAACCACCTTTTCAAAATCCTACAAAAGTTAACCGTCTATAACTCTCTGCTTTTTTGCAAgtaataaaactaaatttgttcCCATACAAACCTTATTGTGCGGCCAGCAGGGGCGATACTCGGATAAATTTTGCACAACAATTGGCTTCAATGCTGTGTTTTGGAGTCCAAAATAAAAGTATCGCTTTCTCAGTCGTGCGGCCGACTCGACAATATTGTTATACTTCCTCTGTGCATTGCACTGGTGGCTAAGACTGCTGATTACAGCTTCCGTTTCGTGCTGATTTGTGAGCTGCTGGCCGAGTTTTTTCTTCCGCGTTTTTACTCCAGGAGGGAACTTCTTTTTTATCCAAGCCATTTTAACACTCAAGCCGCAACAAAATAACtatgaagaataaaaatagaaatatagTAACATTGTCTCACGCTTCTGGTCCTTTCTatggaagaaataaattggaaaatgaaaagagatTCTCAAAAACgctttaaaagtaaataacattttagCACAATGTTTAATATATCTTATTatagagtttaaaatttttgagaaaaaaaaataaaattgactgaCGCATTTCCTTCGAGTTTTGAGACATCTCTTTTATTGATCATTTCGCGAAtagtataaaataatttattggttGTGAGAGGAATCTCTAAATTGCTATAATTCATACTTATTCTTTCTTATAAACGGGAGCTGCTCTCTGCTTCGGTCGCAAATAAGTATCTCCGCCACAAATAATCTGATAGTCTTCCAGTGAAATGAAGTTTTAGTTCCTTGAAGAGTTGGTCTCGTATCTCTGTGGTGCTCCAGATAAAAAAGTTGTTAAGGCTTCAGCGGTCTTATCATGTCAATATTTAACATAAATGAAGCGCGGACGACGCGCGGGTTGCCGTGGTTTCCAAAAGACCAGGACATCGCATCGAAAATTCCGCTATACGCTATACAAAATTATCAGCCAATTCTGCGAAATGACGCCTACTTTAATTAAGTTCACTCATTCTTATCGTAAAAGGTTGGCTGAACTacgtatttttataatattctgAGAATATTATCTGATaagtaaattcatttttaaaaaaacacgcacGTGAACCTTAAAATTGCTGATAATGTTGGTCTCgaagataaaaaagaaaaaagggttTAACAGCTCTGCTTCtgttatctttttttttacaGCCGCCACAGTTAATTAAGCTAACATAAATTCAAGGTCCggagtttta
It encodes:
- the LOC135936981 gene encoding uncharacterized protein LOC135936981; this encodes MAWIKKKFPPGVKTRKKKLGQQLTNQHETEAVISSLSHQCNAQRKYNNIVESAARLRKRYFYFGLQNTALKPIVVQNLSEYRPCWPHNKDFEKVVPCSRQNLLMSGGSLLMERSCTIEELQFRELEEQVWLLMWLVLEPKRLQYLVQKYGNERMSRRWAEGRWGSWLVWRALLVSCSADGTKSASPVRLDENHVCDMPCLRDHVSRLLEICAPTRDYWRMFGWTGLSVDAILQKIITEDIMPMVHSLQVVPPELQASLTRLADYRRALEKEKETKTYFSKERDQNVKSATAVPTMPRKRGRPAKAATLKGKEPGRIERVFLWKFLLELLEDPTMRNCLRWLSREEGIFRILNTDLLARLWGRRHGNPGMTYEKLARAMRTYYRSGTFLMVPRCRNLPRKLVYRFSPSTMQKFWQRSHPHGKSPLSDPESSLIIDN